Genomic window (Zingiber officinale cultivar Zhangliang chromosome 2B, Zo_v1.1, whole genome shotgun sequence):
TCCAATGCTTGCCTTCCTATCTAGCGACCGTGTTTTCGAGCACGGACCTGACTAGTTGGTGCGTTTCGCGGTTAAATATATCAATTGAATCAGTCCAAAGAAAGCGAGAAAAGGAAGAAAGGCATTAACTGTGTTTCCTACTAAGAAGGATCATGCTCTTCCTTGGAATTCAGTTCCCCCTACAATCTACTTTTAGTGAAACAAACCTTTGGCTTCTTGGGCTTTAGCATCTAACAGAACTGTCTAAATGAATCAAATCGTTCGTGaactattcgaaactcgattcgataaattTTTTTAGCTCGTTTAATAAGACTCGTTAAGGTAAATAAACCAAACTCAAATTTTACAATAGTCGAACAAGACTGATCTTATATACTGAAGTAAACCTAAGCTCTGCTTTTGTCTATTTGCTTCACTAGTTTGATAGTTTTATACAGCTACAAAAAGCAATTTTTGTAATTTTCTTTCAACTTGAGAAAAATAATATAAGAAATGAGATCTGAGTCTCAAACTGCTCAACAATAAAATTGACAAGTTGTATaacaaataataaattaaatagaaAAGGGAAACAGATCTTTACAGAAGTAAGAAGAACGATCTCTGGAATTTACAACTCGAAGAGCAAAGGAAGATCTCTTTAAGAACAATTACATAGACAACAAATGAAGGATCTCTTGTTCATCCAAGAGTTCGAAGGCAGCAAACAAAAAACAAAGAAGCAATCTTTAGTCTTTACCCAAAGAGAAAAACGCAAATCTCATCTTGGATCACGATCTCAGTGCGCCACCGCCGCCGGATTTTGGGATCGAGGTAGCGATTGAAGAATTGATAGAGAGCAGATAAAAAAGGAACGAGTTTTAGCAAAAAAAATCTCATCTTGGATCTCGATCTCAGTGGGCCACCGCCGCCGGATTCTGGAAGGTGATGCTCCGCTGGCTGGGGAGGGCGAGCATGGCGGTGTGGTCCAAGAAGTCGTTGAGAGCGACGACGGCCTCGAGGATTCTCCGGAGGTCGTCTGCGCAGGCGAACCCGGCGGCGCCGAGGCGGCGCACGGCGTATACGTAGAAGGTGAGGGAGCCCTTCCGGAACTTGAACCGCGACATCTCGCATCCGGCGAGGCCGCGGATGAGTCGCCGGTTGACGTCGCCGAGCGGCAGGACACGCGGCCACTGCGGGTCCACCGCCGCCCGCATCGCCTCGCTCTCGAACACGAAGATGATCACCTTCGACTTCTTGGTGCCGAGGCCGAGCGTCAGCGTGCGCCACGCGTGCTGCGCCAGGATGGTGAAGTTGGTCGGCAAAAAGGCAGCCGTCGACGGGAACGGCAGCCCCGGCCACTGCGCCAGGCACGACGGCGGAATGTCCAGCAACCGCAGCAGCTCCAGCGGCGCCGCCTGCCGCACTGTGAACGACTTCACAACGAACTGCCCGCCGAACCGGAGGCCCTTCACGTCGGCGCTGGGCTTGAAGTGGCCGTCCCCGCTCTTCGGCTTCTTCTTCTGCTCCTCCCTGTGTTTGTGCTTCTTCTTGATCTCCTCGGCGGCGGCCATGGGAGGGAGGTGGTTAATTTGGTGGCGGAATGGAAAAAGGTAGGTTTTTTAGGTGGCAGAGGAGGAAACTGGAAAGTAGAAGCAATGAAGCATCCACTTTCTCGATGTTTTCTTATTGACTGTTACTTTTTCAGATTGGAGAtggaagaaatcagagcagatgagaaaaataaataaaaaataaaataaaaataaaaaagatgttCTTTGCTTTTTCtcactctttttcttttctttttctttttttttctccgaATCATGTTTTATGAGCATTTTTCTATCCCTTTATTTCGAGGACTCACTCAAGCATTGAGGCATAATTTTATGATGGGCCTCGGCCTGTCAACCGGTCAATTAACCGATTTATCAATTTATTATTTTAGTTAATTCCGATTTATCAAATGGACTTAGTGTGGAgtggaatattattattattattattttttacaaatTGATTAAATAAAGatctaattaaaaataaatagaaatgagAAAACTCCTCGTCAGCCGTCTCTCTTCTCCCAAATTCCCAATTtctgaaaatttcaaatttattcatCCAATGCACGCCTTAATTTTAGTCGATTGGTTCTTAGTTTTATCAGTTTACTAGTTAAATcgataaaaaaatactaaatgaGGAATCGATCGGTAAACTAGTAAAAAAGGATTAACTGAAATCGCTTAAAACCAATTAATCGATAAATTGGAAGACTGAATCTTCTGGTCCACTTTTTGTGGATAAGGAGATGGACCATAATATCAGTGTGGTTGGATGACGGTCGCGATTCGATCGTAATTAATTGTAATTTCTCTCTGGGTTCATCTTTCCATCCAGATTATAATTACAGTCGGGGTAGGCGGCCGAATGTCGCTCTCCTTGGCGCCGATAGTCCAACCACTAGTCTATCATTGGTGGCCTCCGAAATACCAAATACCGACCGTCTACctcaatctaaattataacttggATGGAAAGAtaaattcagaaaaaaaaatcacaacCAACTACTATCAAATTACGATCACAATCCAACTATAATTATATTATGAATCATCTTCTCATCCACAATAAATAAACAAATCAGAATCCTTATTCATAAACTGGAATCTGTAAATTAACTTTTGATCCTCTCTCAAAGATCTACAATGGGAGCATCCTATGTCTGCACAGTTGATTCTCCAAATAATCCTTTTATCTTTAGTAGAGAGCCTTCGCACCAATATTCATAATTCGATTGTATGATTTGGTTATAAGAGCATATCCAATATAAGATGATATGGTGATAAAGATGATCCTCTAAAAAATAAAGTCAAATTAAAGAGAATCGGTTGGCGTAGAGATCAAAGTCAAATTGTTAAAATTACATGGTTAGGTGGACCTAGAATATTCGCTAACTAGGCTAGCTGTTGACGGATCGAACCTCACATCGCTAGTCGGACATGAAGTGCCGACCAGACCTCCAGAACCGTTGTCATTCACAACTTGCAGATGAGCTTTGAAGCTTATACCCTGCCCACCATCCCATCTGATCGAGTCTAAGAGCTGATCGGATATATATAGTAAACCTCCTTAGCAAAATGAATGGTCAAGTAAAGAACGATTTGTTGATTATATTCTGTAAGACCAAGCAGGTGATCTCCTGGTCGAGTGGTGGTCGGTCAGCGTAAGGCGAGACCTAGATATCTGTCATATCACACTCTTTTAGAAGTTTGTGTCAAAATGACAAAGAATATATTGTCGAAaaatcatcctttagaaattttCAACCTGTTTACTCATAGAGATTTGCACTTTTGTTTAAAGAAGGTGTCAGGTGCATTTTATGGTCTGTCCTTTTTcagtaaaattttgtaaaacttgttAATACATTGAGATGCGTGTATAACATAACAATAACACTATAAAAAAGATATTCATCTAAAGGCAAAAATATGTGATACTTCTTATTTGCATACACTCTTTGTTACAATTTGCAGCTATTACTTTCTTCtccaaaattaattactaatttgaATATCGGAGAGCTAATACCGAGAACTTTTTTCCTGTCTCGGTACTAATGCTCCTTGTATTATAAGACAACAAAGAGTCTTCATTGAATCAATAGTAGAATCACATTCATAGCTCATTACCTTCACCAATTTCGAATAGGAGGATGAGATTTGTCAAAGGTTTATAAAATAAGAAAAAGCTCAATAAAAACAAGCTTAAATGGTGAAGTTTAGAGTTTTTAGTTAAGAGCATATTTGaataaatcaaatatatttttttctctagATAATATGACATATTTgactattttgaaataatttaaaaaataaattatttaatggagtatttaattataatattttattttataaattattaataataattaaattatacatctttattgttaaaaaatataactataagtaaattaaaattcataagttaattaaatattaaattaaattaaaatgtataaattaatt
Coding sequences:
- the LOC122048927 gene encoding uncharacterized protein LOC122048927; this translates as MAAAEEIKKKHKHREEQKKKPKSGDGHFKPSADVKGLRFGGQFVVKSFTVRQAAPLELLRLLDIPPSCLAQWPGLPFPSTAAFLPTNFTILAQHAWRTLTLGLGTKKSKVIIFVFESEAMRAAVDPQWPRVLPLGDVNRRLIRGLAGCEMSRFKFRKGSLTFYVYAVRRLGAAGFACADDLRRILEAVVALNDFLDHTAMLALPSQRSITFQNPAAVAH